Proteins found in one Candidatus Nitrosopelagicus brevis genomic segment:
- a CDS encoding pentapeptide repeat-containing protein has translation MKLLLLLLIVIFSGSISNVNADNTPDWVKNTAGWWATDAISEIEFVNAIEFLVNAGIINVSTSNDGKTSTEGIPDWVKNTAGWWATDAISETEFVNAIEFLVNAGIINVKNDIISENIPDWLKNNSSWLKAKTSTNTNFENFDISYLTEKINTCENCTVSINQHGFRGSEFLEEKSSDIYRIFAVGGSTTHGASLVNDDETWPAFLQQIINQKNLEIEIQIINAGIMAATTEREFEMISKKIVKFDPDMIIMYDGWNDSYNLPLEQSLDNWKSVCKLGNKQNFETIIIIQPILGSGNRILTDQEIYLLNTSKDNNIENLNMLKKYSSNLKELDKHCTKTVNFENIFDYVFSPVYVDLGHTSSLGNKIIADNVFYLLQNILIKDEISDSLHEINYLEYASISKNGIFAPNVDFKNKNFSNMIIKNSIFDMSDFTSVNLSNVILSNSRLYSVNFQNANLIGADLSNSNLSYANLSGLDLSDTNLSETILIGADLSNTKLGDMNFEGRDLSYANLSGLDLSDTNLSETILIGADLSNTKLGDMNFEGRDLSYANLSGLDLSDTNLSETILIGADLSNTKLGDMNFEGRDFEETNLNYNDFSYKNLSKSNFKEASFYESNLENSNLSKSIFINVDLTEIKNKSLKGTDLTEAVFSYSNLSNIEFPITSYQTNFNYAKMNESDLSDRIISGAYFGNAKMRDVNFENTDFSSRMKTYTFENRLDILELGPLELKDKLSRFPVVAPVEISVVNADVIVNAKIYNNFHDADLRNAQFKNANLEYVDFTNANLEGANLEGANLKNTYMVNTNLEGANLEGANLEGANLSCINHEICN, from the coding sequence ATGAAATTATTATTATTATTATTGATTGTTATTTTTTCTGGATCTATATCTAATGTAAATGCAGACAATACGCCAGATTGGGTGAAAAATACTGCAGGATGGTGGGCAACAGATGCTATTTCCGAGATAGAATTTGTGAATGCAATTGAATTTTTGGTAAATGCAGGAATAATCAATGTTTCAACATCAAATGATGGAAAAACAAGTACAGAGGGCATTCCAGATTGGGTGAAAAATACTGCAGGATGGTGGGCAACAGATGCTATTTCTGAAACAGAGTTTGTGAATGCAATTGAATTTTTGGTAAATGCGGGAATAATTAATGTCAAAAATGATATTATTTCTGAAAATATTCCAGATTGGTTAAAAAATAACTCTTCATGGTTAAAAGCAAAAACTTCCACAAACACAAATTTTGAAAATTTTGATATATCTTATTTAACAGAAAAGATCAACACATGCGAAAACTGTACTGTTTCTATTAATCAACATGGATTTAGAGGCTCAGAATTTCTTGAAGAAAAATCATCTGACATATATAGAATTTTTGCAGTAGGTGGCTCTACAACTCATGGAGCAAGTTTAGTAAATGATGATGAAACCTGGCCTGCATTTTTACAACAAATTATCAATCAAAAAAATTTGGAAATTGAAATTCAGATTATTAATGCCGGAATAATGGCTGCAACTACTGAACGTGAATTTGAAATGATCTCTAAAAAAATTGTGAAATTTGACCCCGATATGATAATAATGTATGACGGATGGAATGATTCATACAATCTTCCTTTAGAACAATCACTTGATAATTGGAAATCGGTTTGTAAATTAGGGAATAAACAAAATTTTGAAACAATTATTATTATTCAACCAATTCTTGGAAGTGGAAATAGAATTTTAACTGATCAAGAAATTTATCTTTTGAATACTTCTAAAGATAATAACATAGAAAATTTGAATATGTTGAAAAAATATTCATCTAATTTAAAAGAATTAGATAAGCATTGTACAAAAACTGTAAATTTTGAAAATATTTTTGATTATGTTTTTTCACCAGTCTATGTAGATTTAGGTCACACATCATCGCTTGGCAATAAAATTATTGCAGATAATGTATTTTATTTATTACAAAATATTTTGATAAAAGATGAAATTTCAGACTCATTACACGAAATAAATTATTTAGAATATGCATCAATAAGTAAAAATGGAATATTTGCTCCTAATGTAGATTTCAAAAATAAAAATTTCAGCAATATGATTATAAAAAATTCAATTTTTGATATGTCTGATTTCACTTCCGTAAACCTGTCAAATGTAATTCTCTCAAATTCACGCTTATACTCTGTAAATTTCCAAAATGCTAATCTGATTGGTGCAGACCTTTCAAATTCAAATCTGTCTTACGCGAATCTTTCAGGATTAGATCTTTCTGACACAAATTTATCTGAAACAATACTGATTGGTGCAGACCTTTCAAATACAAAATTGGGAGATATGAATTTTGAAGGGAGGGATTTGTCTTACGCGAATCTTTCAGGATTAGATCTTTCTGACACAAATTTATCTGAAACAATACTGATTGGTGCAGACCTTTCAAATACAAAATTGGGAGATATGAATTTTGAAGGGAGGGATTTGTCTTACGCGAATCTTTCAGGATTAGATCTTTCTGACACAAATTTATCTGAAACAATACTGATTGGTGCAGACCTTTCAAATACAAAATTGGGAGATATGAATTTTGAAGGGAGGGATTTTGAAGAAACTAATTTGAACTATAATGATTTTTCATATAAAAATTTGTCAAAAAGTAATTTTAAAGAGGCTAGTTTTTATGAATCAAATTTAGAAAACTCTAATCTTTCAAAATCTATTTTCATAAATGTGGATTTAACAGAAATAAAAAATAAAAGTCTCAAAGGAACAGATCTTACTGAAGCTGTATTTTCATATTCAAATTTATCTAATATTGAATTTCCTATAACTTCCTATCAAACTAATTTTAATTATGCAAAGATGAATGAATCTGATTTATCAGATCGAATTATATCTGGAGCGTATTTTGGAAATGCCAAAATGAGAGATGTGAATTTTGAAAATACAGATTTTTCATCACGTATGAAAACATACACATTTGAAAACAGATTAGATATTTTAGAACTTGGACCACTCGAATTAAAGGATAAACTTTCACGTTTTCCAGTTGTAGCACCCGTTGAAATTTCAGTAGTTAATGCAGATGTTATTGTAAACGCTAAAATTTATAATAATTTTCATGATGCAGATTTAAGAAATGCACAATTTAAAAATGCTAATTTAGAATATGTGGATTTCACCAATGCTAATTTAGAGGGTGCTAATTTAGAGGGTGCTAATTTAAAAAATACCTATATGGTGAATACGAATTTAGAGGGTGCTAATTTAGAGGGTGCTAATTTAGAGGGTGCTAATTTGAGTTGTATCAATCATGAAATATGTAATTGA
- the aspS gene encoding aspartate--tRNA(Asn) ligase: protein MIGTELGDLRRTHYSTELNSLNEGTDVVVMGWVVTVRGHGNIVFATIRDKLGNIQVITKSGECDDDIREKLSHLKEHSSIAVVGKTRKNEKSPTGIEVVPSEMRIFSEVEKIPPFEPYAKTVKNIDTRLEVRAIDLRRNVLQKIFLARSVTLKALRDYLGKEDFVEVNTPKMIATATEGGAALFPIFYYNKEAFLAQSPQLYKEQLTMSFEKVFEIAPIFRAEPSRTNRHLSEAISIDFEEAYVDYNDVMDRIEELVKNCISTVQNFVKEHPDVEFSVPDVPDKIPRYKYAELIEKMQAAGVKAQWGDDLYPKNLQKIGLSGFYFIVDWPMGPKPFYVKVKKDDPKISESFDLMWGDLELSSGSTRIEKKSELEDRMKNKGMKTEAFDYHLNIFDFGVPPHAGCGIGLERLMMALTGTENIRDTTFYPRDVDRLTP, encoded by the coding sequence ATGATTGGGACCGAACTAGGAGATCTTAGACGAACTCATTATTCAACTGAACTAAATTCTTTGAATGAAGGTACTGATGTGGTTGTAATGGGATGGGTTGTTACCGTTAGAGGTCATGGAAATATTGTATTTGCAACAATTCGTGATAAATTAGGAAATATTCAGGTTATAACAAAAAGTGGTGAATGTGATGATGATATACGTGAAAAATTATCACATTTGAAAGAACATTCTTCAATTGCAGTAGTTGGAAAAACTAGAAAAAATGAAAAATCCCCTACTGGAATAGAAGTAGTACCAAGTGAGATGCGAATTTTCTCAGAAGTTGAAAAAATTCCGCCATTTGAACCATATGCAAAAACTGTAAAAAATATTGATACTAGATTGGAAGTACGTGCAATTGATCTTAGAAGAAATGTTTTACAAAAAATATTTCTTGCAAGAAGTGTCACATTAAAAGCACTTAGAGATTATTTGGGAAAAGAAGATTTTGTTGAAGTTAATACTCCAAAAATGATTGCCACTGCAACTGAAGGTGGCGCTGCATTATTTCCAATATTCTACTACAACAAAGAAGCATTTTTGGCTCAGAGTCCGCAACTTTACAAAGAACAATTAACAATGAGTTTTGAAAAAGTTTTTGAAATTGCCCCAATATTTAGGGCAGAGCCTTCTAGAACAAATCGTCATTTGTCCGAAGCAATTTCAATAGATTTTGAGGAGGCATATGTTGACTACAATGACGTAATGGATAGAATTGAGGAACTTGTCAAAAACTGCATTTCGACAGTTCAAAATTTTGTAAAAGAACATCCTGATGTTGAGTTTTCTGTACCTGACGTACCTGATAAAATACCTCGTTACAAATATGCAGAATTAATTGAAAAGATGCAGGCTGCAGGGGTAAAGGCTCAATGGGGTGATGATTTGTATCCAAAAAATCTACAAAAAATAGGTTTAAGTGGTTTTTATTTTATTGTTGATTGGCCTATGGGTCCAAAACCATTCTATGTAAAAGTAAAGAAGGATGATCCAAAAATCTCAGAATCATTTGATTTGATGTGGGGAGATTTAGAATTATCATCTGGTAGTACCAGAATTGAAAAGAAATCTGAATTAGAGGATAGAATGAAGAATAAAGGTATGAAAACTGAAGCATTTGATTACCATCTCAACATATTTGATTTTGGTGTGCCTCCACATGCTGGTTGTGGTATTGGTCTTGAACGATTAATGATGGCTTTAACTGGAACTGAAAATATTAGAGATACAACATTTTATCCAAGAGATGTTGATAGACTAACTCCATAA
- a CDS encoding Asp-tRNA(Asn)/Glu-tRNA(Gln) amidotransferase subunit GatC: MVDEEEIIRVAELMKIDLEDHGEHVSRVKKMLEYFDILDQIDLSSEEIMSQQKSLNELRKDQFIPYDKKLIESLKNFREHYVRAPKMN; the protein is encoded by the coding sequence TTGGTTGATGAAGAAGAAATTATCAGAGTGGCAGAATTAATGAAAATCGATCTTGAAGATCATGGTGAGCATGTAAGCCGCGTAAAAAAAATGCTTGAATATTTTGATATTTTAGACCAAATTGACCTTTCTTCAGAAGAAATTATGTCTCAACAAAAATCATTGAATGAATTACGAAAAGATCAATTTATCCCTTATGATAAAAAACTAATCGAATCATTAAAGAACTTCCGTGAACATTATGTTCGTGCCCCAAAGATGAATTAG
- the gatB gene encoding Asp-tRNA(Asn)/Glu-tRNA(Gln) amidotransferase subunit GatB, translating into MTKIGLEIHCQLTKLESKLFCPCKANYREFEPNHNICPVCMGLPGSLPRLNQKAVESATSIALALNCQTPEKIAFFRKNYFYPDLPKNFQITQLNVYGDMSVGGEGYVDVEGKKIKIRRIQLEEDPGRLIYEGASDRTKITLVDYNRAGTPLVEIVTDPDFENPRQVRIFLNILSDLLENLGVAEPGLEGAMRADGNVSIEGGNKVEIKNIGSFHDLEKALHFELTRQQSLSERDIDIVMETRHWDDRRKITVSSRSKEEDQDYRYFLENDIPWVKIEQSTRDSLKENMPESISSKKERYVEKFDIAPQVAEIIASDRYYSQLFENAYSEQNAKDIANLITTDVIGFIDTKEKQQTSKITSKHLSDLIDAINAKTITRNSAKVALQEIVKSGKDTKLILQEMDLGQVSDSSEIDAIISQIFEDEKQAVIDAKERPETVNFLVGKVMQKTKGKADPVKTLELIKSKLNQ; encoded by the coding sequence ATGACCAAAATTGGATTGGAAATTCATTGTCAATTAACAAAACTTGAAAGTAAATTATTTTGTCCTTGTAAAGCAAATTATCGAGAATTTGAACCAAATCATAACATTTGCCCCGTATGCATGGGACTTCCAGGCTCTCTTCCACGATTAAATCAAAAAGCTGTAGAATCTGCTACCAGTATTGCATTGGCATTGAATTGTCAAACTCCTGAAAAAATTGCATTCTTTAGAAAAAATTACTTTTATCCTGATCTACCAAAAAACTTTCAGATTACACAACTCAATGTTTATGGTGACATGAGTGTAGGTGGTGAAGGTTATGTTGACGTTGAAGGCAAAAAAATCAAAATTAGACGTATTCAGCTTGAAGAAGATCCTGGCAGATTAATTTACGAAGGTGCATCAGACCGAACAAAAATCACACTAGTTGATTACAATCGTGCCGGAACTCCTCTAGTCGAGATTGTAACTGATCCTGATTTTGAAAATCCTAGACAAGTAAGGATTTTCTTAAACATTCTTTCAGATTTATTAGAAAATTTGGGTGTTGCAGAACCTGGTCTAGAAGGTGCAATGCGTGCAGACGGAAACGTATCAATTGAAGGTGGAAATAAAGTCGAAATCAAAAATATTGGATCTTTTCATGACTTGGAAAAAGCATTGCATTTTGAACTTACACGACAACAAAGTTTGTCAGAACGAGATATTGATATTGTGATGGAAACTCGACACTGGGATGACAGAAGAAAAATTACTGTAAGCTCAAGAAGTAAAGAAGAAGATCAAGATTACAGATATTTCCTAGAAAATGACATACCCTGGGTAAAAATTGAACAAAGCACCCGAGATTCTTTAAAAGAAAATATGCCTGAAAGTATAAGTTCAAAAAAAGAAAGGTATGTAGAAAAATTTGACATTGCTCCACAAGTTGCTGAAATAATTGCTTCAGACCGATACTATTCCCAATTATTTGAAAATGCATATTCAGAACAAAATGCAAAAGATATTGCAAATTTGATTACAACTGATGTAATTGGTTTCATAGATACAAAAGAAAAACAACAAACATCAAAGATTACTTCCAAACATTTGTCTGATTTGATTGATGCAATTAATGCAAAAACAATTACAAGAAATTCTGCAAAAGTTGCACTTCAAGAGATTGTAAAATCCGGTAAGGATACTAAACTCATACTACAAGAAATGGATCTTGGACAGGTATCGGATTCATCTGAAATAGATGCAATAATTTCACAAATCTTTGAAGATGAAAAACAGGCAGTTATTGATGCAAAAGAACGTCCTGAAACGGTAAATTTCCTAGTGGGAAAGGTTATGCAGAAAACAAAAGGAAAAGCAGATCCTGTAAAAACACTTGAATTAATCAAATCTAAACTAAATCAATGA
- a CDS encoding SGNH/GDSL hydrolase family protein has protein sequence MSVQVSYKKQSVLWISGLLIIFLVVELIANVWWITQLNCEFENNEIFEQMSDDKKHQLCVDLYEVKTIGTELIPNQKSQSISINSVGFRGEELSSETLENGYRIFMLGGSTMFGHGATSDQTTIPGYLEKIFLTSEEKYPIEIINAGVQGADSFTELNLLKTKITNLSPNMVIVYDGWNDLRAQHSVETISKNWESICKIGLQNNFDVVIMLQPIAGFGNKPLTNQELKYVETGTNYNEFPLINSLNEYENYAQNLVLLSSCTHVSDLRNIFDTNSDAIYWDQGHVSDKGNNIISKAIYNEISLLTPKILQSKNYENSEKNNIVLENNFLNILANYKTPIMFNSIFIMDSSFYAAPGSSDEISLQQNMPKSKKFTFETQSKIHDGEKIIINIEILIENDSKKILKIKTSDSNTESLIPNVTYFLKILNDDEIILSDFFYSEEDVLVLDISPNDSDSITILGDRQYDHNALIGSADPPILISGPVLQSDEDYQFMIGLRTLYEKSNWIFSLDDFYVEITS, from the coding sequence GTGTCAGTTCAAGTTTCTTACAAAAAACAATCGGTTCTTTGGATCTCAGGATTATTGATTATATTTTTGGTAGTTGAATTAATTGCAAATGTATGGTGGATTACACAATTAAATTGTGAATTTGAAAATAATGAAATTTTTGAGCAAATGAGTGATGATAAAAAACACCAATTGTGTGTAGATCTTTATGAAGTTAAAACAATAGGAACTGAATTGATTCCAAATCAGAAAAGTCAATCAATTTCAATAAACAGTGTAGGATTTCGAGGCGAAGAACTTTCCTCTGAAACTCTTGAAAATGGATATAGAATTTTCATGCTAGGTGGTTCAACGATGTTTGGACATGGCGCAACTTCTGATCAAACTACTATTCCGGGATATTTAGAAAAAATATTTCTCACATCTGAAGAAAAATATCCTATAGAAATAATTAATGCAGGAGTTCAAGGAGCTGATTCATTTACTGAACTAAATTTACTTAAAACAAAAATAACAAATCTTTCGCCAAATATGGTTATTGTTTATGATGGATGGAATGATTTACGTGCTCAACATTCTGTAGAAACTATATCTAAAAACTGGGAATCTATATGTAAAATAGGATTACAGAATAATTTTGATGTAGTAATAATGTTACAACCTATTGCGGGGTTTGGAAACAAACCTCTAACAAATCAGGAATTAAAATATGTTGAAACTGGTACGAACTATAATGAATTCCCATTAATTAATTCATTAAATGAATATGAAAATTACGCTCAAAACCTCGTGCTTCTTTCTTCTTGCACGCATGTTTCTGATTTAAGAAATATTTTTGATACAAATTCCGATGCAATCTATTGGGATCAAGGGCATGTTTCTGATAAAGGAAACAATATTATTTCTAAAGCAATATATAATGAAATATCTCTTCTAACACCAAAAATTTTACAATCAAAAAATTATGAAAATTCTGAAAAAAACAATATTGTACTTGAAAACAATTTTCTTAATATTTTAGCTAATTACAAAACTCCTATAATGTTCAATAGCATTTTCATAATGGATTCTTCCTTTTATGCAGCTCCTGGCTCTTCTGATGAAATCTCTCTACAACAAAATATGCCAAAATCAAAAAAATTTACTTTTGAAACACAATCAAAAATTCACGATGGGGAAAAAATAATCATAAATATTGAAATACTAATTGAAAATGATTCAAAAAAGATATTAAAAATTAAAACATCAGATAGTAACACTGAATCTTTGATTCCGAACGTCACATATTTCTTAAAAATTTTAAATGACGATGAAATAATCTTAAGTGATTTCTTTTACAGTGAAGAGGATGTACTCGTTTTAGATATTTCTCCTAACGATTCTGATTCTATAACTATTCTTGGAGATAGACAGTATGATCATAATGCATTAATTGGAAGTGCAGATCCTCCTATCCTGATATCTGGTCCTGTGTTACAAAGTGATGAGGATTATCAATTTATGATTGGATTGAGAACTCTTTACGAAAAGTCGAATTGGATATTCTCATTAGATGATTTTTATGTTGAAATAACATCCTAA
- the gatA gene encoding Asp-tRNA(Asn)/Glu-tRNA(Gln) amidotransferase subunit GatA, with amino-acid sequence MNLNTSILKYIEDVKSGTFTVEEFTAATLQRIKDVDEDVHAYLSLNDSAINDAKSIDKKIASGEKIGKCYGFPISIKDNICITGTKTTCASKILENFIAPYTATVVNHLNDEDAVITGKTNLDEFAMGLTTEFSAFGPTKNPWNLDCVPGGSSGGSAASVAANECLASLGSDTGGSVRNPASFCSVVGLKPTYGLISRYGLISYANSIEQIGPMTKNVKDSAFLLNIIAGQDANDDTTIDNNDVNYLENIENGIEGKKIGIIKEMTTSDGLSSEVSTATKDAINDFESLGASCEEVTLPTIPYTVAAYYTITSTEAGSNLARYDNIRYGYEMDSEGYEYNSYISKSRTKFGPEVTRRIILGGFVPSAGHAGKYFLKALKVKSKLISEINSAFEKFDYLIAPTAPVQPFRFGEKIDDPVTLMLLDYNTVTANLTGRPAISVPYRISNGLPIGMQIMANSLQEKSLFQAAYALETKTKLPEVPL; translated from the coding sequence ATGAATCTGAATACTTCTATTCTAAAATACATCGAAGATGTAAAATCGGGAACATTCACCGTTGAAGAATTCACTGCCGCGACTCTACAGAGAATAAAAGATGTAGATGAAGACGTACATGCATACCTTTCGTTAAATGATTCAGCCATAAATGATGCAAAATCTATTGATAAAAAAATCGCATCTGGAGAAAAAATTGGTAAATGTTATGGTTTTCCTATTTCAATAAAAGATAACATTTGCATTACTGGAACTAAAACAACATGTGCATCAAAAATATTGGAAAATTTTATAGCACCTTACACCGCCACGGTGGTAAATCATCTAAATGATGAAGATGCAGTAATTACTGGGAAAACAAATCTAGATGAATTTGCTATGGGGCTGACAACTGAATTTAGTGCATTTGGTCCAACAAAAAATCCGTGGAATCTTGATTGTGTTCCTGGAGGATCATCCGGAGGCAGTGCAGCATCTGTTGCCGCAAATGAATGTCTTGCATCATTAGGTTCGGATACAGGAGGGTCTGTACGAAATCCTGCAAGTTTTTGTTCTGTTGTTGGTCTAAAACCAACATATGGGTTAATCAGCAGATATGGGTTAATTTCTTATGCAAATAGTATTGAACAGATTGGCCCAATGACTAAAAATGTAAAAGATTCTGCATTTTTGTTAAACATAATTGCAGGTCAGGATGCTAATGACGATACGACAATCGACAACAATGATGTGAATTATTTGGAAAATATTGAGAATGGAATCGAAGGTAAGAAAATTGGAATTATAAAAGAAATGACTACTTCTGATGGTCTATCTTCAGAAGTTTCTACTGCCACAAAAGATGCAATAAATGATTTTGAGAGTTTAGGTGCTTCATGTGAAGAAGTTACACTTCCTACAATTCCTTATACTGTTGCAGCATATTATACGATAACTTCAACTGAAGCCGGTAGTAATCTGGCACGCTATGATAATATTCGTTATGGATATGAAATGGACTCTGAAGGATACGAATACAATTCATACATATCTAAATCTAGAACAAAATTTGGTCCAGAAGTTACAAGAAGAATAATTCTTGGGGGCTTTGTTCCTTCTGCAGGACATGCCGGCAAATATTTCTTAAAGGCATTAAAAGTAAAATCCAAATTAATTTCAGAAATTAACTCTGCCTTTGAAAAATTTGATTATCTTATTGCGCCTACCGCTCCTGTACAACCATTCCGATTTGGAGAAAAGATAGATGACCCTGTTACACTAATGCTCTTAGATTACAATACTGTAACCGCAAATCTTACAGGAAGGCCTGCCATTTCAGTTCCATACCGAATATCTAATGGATTACCAATAGGAATGCAAATCATGGCAAATAGTTTGCAAGAAAAATCATTATTCCAAGCCGCATATGCATTGGAAACAAAAACTAAACTTCCGGAGGTACCCTTATGA
- a CDS encoding HD domain-containing protein, which translates to MISEFFFQIAELKKLPRSGWKIKVGLENSESVAEHSYMMSVMSMVLSDMKSLDSEKVLKMAILHDWAESKIGDFMPEQIGYDKKSELENYAMSEILESLPQKIQNDYQNIWDEFLSRETPESKLVYELDKLEMALQAKIYEKDVDPEKVKPFIISAVEQIIDPDVKKVLMDILK; encoded by the coding sequence ATGATTTCTGAATTCTTTTTTCAAATAGCTGAATTAAAAAAATTACCACGTTCTGGTTGGAAAATCAAAGTCGGATTAGAAAATTCCGAATCAGTTGCAGAACATTCCTACATGATGTCTGTGATGTCAATGGTATTGTCGGATATGAAATCTCTTGATTCAGAAAAGGTACTCAAAATGGCCATCTTACATGATTGGGCAGAATCAAAAATCGGGGATTTCATGCCTGAACAAATTGGTTATGACAAAAAATCAGAATTAGAAAATTATGCCATGAGTGAAATTCTAGAATCTCTTCCACAAAAAATTCAGAATGACTATCAAAATATTTGGGATGAGTTTTTGTCTAGAGAAACACCTGAATCTAAACTAGTTTACGAATTGGATAAATTAGAAATGGCATTACAAGCAAAAATTTATGAAAAAGATGTTGATCCTGAAAAAGTTAAACCATTTATAATTTCTGCAGTCGAACAAATAATAGATCCTGATGTGAAGAAGGTTCTAATGGACATCTTAAAATAA
- the hisI gene encoding phosphoribosyl-AMP cyclohydrolase — MTLKVIDNIDFEKGNGLVPVIVQDSESKDVLTLAYTNKESLELTKKTGNSWFWSRSRNKLWMKGEESGNTQKVKKILVDCDSDAIIYLVEPSGPACHLGEDTCFHNEMNS, encoded by the coding sequence ATGACATTAAAAGTAATTGATAATATTGATTTTGAAAAAGGGAATGGACTTGTTCCGGTAATTGTTCAGGATTCAGAATCAAAAGATGTACTTACTCTTGCATATACAAACAAAGAATCATTAGAATTAACTAAAAAAACCGGAAATTCATGGTTTTGGAGCCGCTCTAGAAATAAACTATGGATGAAGGGTGAAGAATCTGGAAATACACAGAAAGTTAAAAAAATATTAGTTGATTGTGATTCCGATGCGATAATTTACTTGGTGGAACCATCAGGACCAGCATGTCATCTTGGAGAAGATACTTGTTTTCACAATGAGATGAATTCTTAA
- a CDS encoding ornithine cyclodeaminase gives MNKYSKIIEVKGHLIDSLVLTKIFDRVMDLDGKFEVMKISVGKLKTDESYAKLRVIGKNKTHLSEIMTALHREGATTKTQKNCKTKSALKNMVFPDNFYSTTNNHTAIYHNNKWVDVDNMMMDKCIVVKGNNAKCVPIREVKKGDKVVVGEEGIKVSTPERPREGMNVFQFMGSGSSSERPTQHIARKVAEDIINTKKKRGKIVLVGGPAIVHTGAADAVAKMIKTGHINAVLAGNALAVHDVEYATLGTSLGMKVKDGTLAVRGHRNHMDAINSVFKAGSLKKMVQQKKLRRGIMYECVKKNIPFVLAGSLRDDGPLPDVITDIAEAQREYKKVLKDASMVIMVSTMLHSIATGNMLPANVKVIVIDINQPTVTKLMDRGTWQALGIVSDVGAFLPMVANQIGGKK, from the coding sequence ATGAACAAATATTCAAAAATCATTGAAGTCAAGGGTCACCTCATCGATTCATTGGTTTTAACAAAAATCTTTGATAGAGTTATGGATCTGGATGGTAAATTTGAGGTTATGAAAATCTCAGTTGGAAAACTGAAAACAGATGAAAGTTATGCAAAATTACGAGTTATTGGAAAAAATAAAACTCATTTGAGTGAAATAATGACTGCCTTACATAGAGAAGGTGCAACTACAAAGACTCAAAAAAATTGTAAAACTAAATCTGCATTAAAAAACATGGTATTTCCAGACAATTTTTACAGCACTACAAACAACCACACGGCAATTTATCATAATAACAAATGGGTTGATGTAGATAATATGATGATGGACAAATGTATTGTTGTTAAAGGAAATAATGCAAAATGTGTTCCAATTAGAGAAGTAAAAAAAGGTGACAAAGTTGTTGTTGGTGAAGAAGGAATTAAAGTTTCAACTCCAGAACGTCCTAGAGAAGGAATGAATGTATTTCAATTTATGGGAAGTGGAAGTTCTAGTGAACGTCCAACTCAACATATTGCACGAAAGGTAGCTGAAGACATCATAAATACAAAAAAGAAACGAGGTAAAATTGTACTAGTTGGGGGTCCTGCAATTGTTCATACAGGAGCTGCTGATGCAGTTGCAAAAATGATTAAAACAGGACACATTAATGCAGTTCTAGCTGGAAATGCACTTGCAGTACACGATGTAGAATATGCCACCCTAGGAACATCATTAGGAATGAAAGTTAAAGATGGCACATTAGCTGTCAGAGGTCACAGAAATCATATGGATGCTATCAATTCTGTTTTCAAAGCAGGTTCTTTGAAGAAAATGGTTCAACAGAAAAAGCTTAGACGTGGAATAATGTATGAATGTGTTAAAAAGAATATTCCATTTGTTTTGGCAGGATCATTAAGAGATGATGGGCCACTGCCAGATGTAATTACAGATATTGCAGAAGCCCAAAGAGAATACAAGAAGGTTTTGAAGGATGCAAGTATGGTGATCATGGTATCTACAATGTTACACTCTATTGCAACAGGCAATATGCTACCTGCAAATGTCAAGGTAATTGTAATCGATATCAACCAACCTACGGTAACAAAATTGATGGATAGAGGAACATGGCAGGCATTAGGAATAGTATCTGATGTAGGTGCATTCTTACCAATGGTTGCAAATCAGATAGGAGGTAAGAAATGA